In Falco biarmicus isolate bFalBia1 chromosome 7, bFalBia1.pri, whole genome shotgun sequence, a single window of DNA contains:
- the LIN52 gene encoding protein lin-52 homolog isoform X6, with protein MAAPADGADLEASLLSFEKLDRASPDLWPEQLPGVAEFAASFKSPITSSPPKWMAELENDDIDMLKELGSLTTANLMEKVRGLQNLAYQLGLDE; from the exons ATGGCGGCTCCCGCGGACG GCGCCGACCTGGAGGCCTCGCTGCTGAGCTTCGAGAAGCTGGACCGCGCCTCGCCGGACCTGTGGCCCGAGCAGC TGCCCGGCGTCGCCGAGTTCGCCGCCTCCTTCAAAAGC cctATTACAAGTTCTCCTCCCAAGTGGATGGCTGAATTAGAAAATGATGATATCGATATGTTAAAGG aGTTGGGGAGCCTCACTACAGCTAATCTGATGGAAAAAGTTCGTGGTCTGCAGAATCTGGCTTATCAGCTGGGACTGGATGAAT
- the ALDH6A1 gene encoding methylmalonate-semialdehyde dehydrogenase [acylating], mitochondrial isoform X1 — MAAAVARGAWGGRRRAVLRLPRIAPASRIASAAASFSSSSVPTTKLFIDGKFVESKTTEWIDIHNPATNEVVGRVPKATASEMEAAVASCKKAFWNWSETSVLSRQQIFLRYQQLIKDNLKEISKLITFEQGKTLADAEGDVFRGLQVVEHACSVTSLILGETMPSITKDMDTYTYRLPLGVCAGIAPFNFPAMIPLWMFPMAMVCGNTFLMKPSERVPGALMFLAKLFQDAGAPDGTLNIIHGQHEAVNFICDHPDIRAISFVGSNQAGEYIYERGSRNGKRVQANMGAKNHGVVMPDANKENTLNQLVGAAFGAAGQRCMALSTAILVGEAQKWLPELVDRAKNLRVNAGDQPGADLGPLISPQAKERVCHLIEKGVKEGASLLLDGRSIKVKGYENGNFVGPTILGNVKPHMTCYKEEIFGPVLVVLEAETLDDAIEMVNNNPYGNGTAIFTTNGATARKYSHLVDVGQVGVNVPIPVPLPMFSFTGSRASFRGDTNFYGKQGVQFYTQLKTIISQWKEEDATVTKPAVVMPTMGN, encoded by the exons atggcggcggcggtggcgcgCGGCGCctggggcgggcggcggcgcgcggTGCTGAGG CTGCCTCGGATTGCCCCTGCCTCCCGGATCGCCTCAGCCGCCGCCTCCTTCTCTTCGTCCTCGGTG CCAACCACCAAACTCTTCATTGATGGGAAGTTTGTTGAGTCCAAAACTACCGAATGGATTGATATCCACAACCCG gccACAAATGAAGTAGTCGGCCGTGTACCAAAAGCTACAGCCAGTGAGATGGAAGCAGCTGTGGCTTCTTGCAAGAAGGCTTTTTGGAACTGGTCAGAAACTTCTGTTCTGAGTCGCCAGCAAATTTTCCTGCGTTATCAACAACTCATCAAAGACAATCTG aaagaaatttcaaaacTCATCACCTTTGAGCAAGGGAAGACCCTGGCTGATGCTGAGGGAGATGTGTTCCGAGGCCTCC aggtggTTGAACATGCTTGCAGTGTGACATCCCTCATACTGGGAGAGACCATGCCCTCCATCACTAAAGACATGGACACTTACACCTACCGTCTGCCTCTGGGCGTGTGTGCTGGAATTGCACCATTCAATTTCCCAGCCATGATTCCTCTTTGGATGTTCCCCATGGCTATGGTCTGTGGAAACACCTTCTTGATGAAACCATCTGAGCGTGTACCAGGAGCACTCATGTTCCTTGCCAAGCTGTTTCAGGATGCTGGTGCTCCCGATGGGACCCTGAATATCATCCATGGACAACATGAAG CTGTGAATTTCATTTGTGACCATCCGGATATCAGAGCAATCAGCTTTGTGGGATCTAATCAGGCTGGAGAGTACATCTATGAGAGAGGATCCCGGAATGGCAAGAGAGTCCAGGCCAACATG GGAGCCAAGAACCATGGCGTGGTGATGCCTGATGCCAATAAAGAGAACACATTGAACCAGCTGGTTGGAGCTGCTTTTGGAGCAGCTGGCCAACGCTGCATGGCCCTGTCTACAGCAATTCTGGTGGGAGAAGCTCAGAAATGGCTGCCAGAGCTTGTGGACAGAGCCAAAAATCTACGTGTAAATGCAG GAGACCAGCCTGGAGCAGATCTAGGGCCTCTAATCAGTCCCCAAGCTAAGGAACGGGTTTGCCATCTGATTGAGAAAGGAGTAAAAGAAGGTGCCAGCCTTCTTCTGGATGGACGTAGTATCAAAGTGAAGGGCTATGAAAATGGCAATTTTGTTGGGCCAACGATCCTTGGCAATGTCAAG CCACACATGACCTGCTACAAGGAGGAAATCTTTGGGCCTGTTTTAGTGGTTCTGGAAGCAGAGACTTTGGACGATGCCATTGAGATGGTGAACAATAACCCCTATGGAAATGGAACTGCGATCTTCACCACCAATGGAGCCACAGCTCGGAAATATTCTCACTTAGTAGATGTGGGGCAG GTGGGTGTCAACGTTCCAATCCCAGTACCTCTGCCCATGTTCTCTTTCACCGGCTCCCGTGCTTCTTTCAGAGGAGACACCAATTTCTATGGCAAGCAG GGAGTGCAGTTCTACACACAGCTGAAAACTATAATTTCTCAATGGAAAGAGGAAGATGCCACCGTTACCAAGCCTGCTGTGGTTATGCCAACCATGGGAAACTAA
- the ALDH6A1 gene encoding methylmalonate-semialdehyde dehydrogenase [acylating], mitochondrial isoform X2: MPAECEVLIETDFTQTKATNEVVGRVPKATASEMEAAVASCKKAFWNWSETSVLSRQQIFLRYQQLIKDNLKEISKLITFEQGKTLADAEGDVFRGLQVVEHACSVTSLILGETMPSITKDMDTYTYRLPLGVCAGIAPFNFPAMIPLWMFPMAMVCGNTFLMKPSERVPGALMFLAKLFQDAGAPDGTLNIIHGQHEAVNFICDHPDIRAISFVGSNQAGEYIYERGSRNGKRVQANMGAKNHGVVMPDANKENTLNQLVGAAFGAAGQRCMALSTAILVGEAQKWLPELVDRAKNLRVNAGDQPGADLGPLISPQAKERVCHLIEKGVKEGASLLLDGRSIKVKGYENGNFVGPTILGNVKPHMTCYKEEIFGPVLVVLEAETLDDAIEMVNNNPYGNGTAIFTTNGATARKYSHLVDVGQVGVNVPIPVPLPMFSFTGSRASFRGDTNFYGKQGVQFYTQLKTIISQWKEEDATVTKPAVVMPTMGN, translated from the exons ATGCCAGCTGAATGTGAAGTCCTGATAGAAACTGATTTCACTCAGACCAAG gccACAAATGAAGTAGTCGGCCGTGTACCAAAAGCTACAGCCAGTGAGATGGAAGCAGCTGTGGCTTCTTGCAAGAAGGCTTTTTGGAACTGGTCAGAAACTTCTGTTCTGAGTCGCCAGCAAATTTTCCTGCGTTATCAACAACTCATCAAAGACAATCTG aaagaaatttcaaaacTCATCACCTTTGAGCAAGGGAAGACCCTGGCTGATGCTGAGGGAGATGTGTTCCGAGGCCTCC aggtggTTGAACATGCTTGCAGTGTGACATCCCTCATACTGGGAGAGACCATGCCCTCCATCACTAAAGACATGGACACTTACACCTACCGTCTGCCTCTGGGCGTGTGTGCTGGAATTGCACCATTCAATTTCCCAGCCATGATTCCTCTTTGGATGTTCCCCATGGCTATGGTCTGTGGAAACACCTTCTTGATGAAACCATCTGAGCGTGTACCAGGAGCACTCATGTTCCTTGCCAAGCTGTTTCAGGATGCTGGTGCTCCCGATGGGACCCTGAATATCATCCATGGACAACATGAAG CTGTGAATTTCATTTGTGACCATCCGGATATCAGAGCAATCAGCTTTGTGGGATCTAATCAGGCTGGAGAGTACATCTATGAGAGAGGATCCCGGAATGGCAAGAGAGTCCAGGCCAACATG GGAGCCAAGAACCATGGCGTGGTGATGCCTGATGCCAATAAAGAGAACACATTGAACCAGCTGGTTGGAGCTGCTTTTGGAGCAGCTGGCCAACGCTGCATGGCCCTGTCTACAGCAATTCTGGTGGGAGAAGCTCAGAAATGGCTGCCAGAGCTTGTGGACAGAGCCAAAAATCTACGTGTAAATGCAG GAGACCAGCCTGGAGCAGATCTAGGGCCTCTAATCAGTCCCCAAGCTAAGGAACGGGTTTGCCATCTGATTGAGAAAGGAGTAAAAGAAGGTGCCAGCCTTCTTCTGGATGGACGTAGTATCAAAGTGAAGGGCTATGAAAATGGCAATTTTGTTGGGCCAACGATCCTTGGCAATGTCAAG CCACACATGACCTGCTACAAGGAGGAAATCTTTGGGCCTGTTTTAGTGGTTCTGGAAGCAGAGACTTTGGACGATGCCATTGAGATGGTGAACAATAACCCCTATGGAAATGGAACTGCGATCTTCACCACCAATGGAGCCACAGCTCGGAAATATTCTCACTTAGTAGATGTGGGGCAG GTGGGTGTCAACGTTCCAATCCCAGTACCTCTGCCCATGTTCTCTTTCACCGGCTCCCGTGCTTCTTTCAGAGGAGACACCAATTTCTATGGCAAGCAG GGAGTGCAGTTCTACACACAGCTGAAAACTATAATTTCTCAATGGAAAGAGGAAGATGCCACCGTTACCAAGCCTGCTGTGGTTATGCCAACCATGGGAAACTAA